One segment of Akkermansiaceae bacterium DNA contains the following:
- a CDS encoding SUMF1/EgtB/PvdO family nonheme iron enzyme, whose amino-acid sequence MKFIISPLVVFLGLFTVYLEAEGGITNEDFVIIPAGNFVMGDAFNEGDASELPLRTVFVSAFSMSKSKISKADWDEVRAWGSTHGYTDLPEGRSKGSSYPIHTVSWYDAVKWCNARSEKYGLAPCYTINNTTYKTGSKTPMINYAANGYRLPTEAEWEKAARGGLTGKRFPWGDMIDHSNANYKANGSAYTYDVSAYTSFTFHPNFTNGGQPYISPVASFAPNNYGIHDMAGNLYDWCNDWLGTYGETNNPTGPEAGSMRCIRGGAWWSEATALRCSRRTPNGHPSRKDESIGFRLVCAGSFGNVRAAQLPGTHRIEIRYDLDSYNTVSLLVSENGGETYDVSFDPTLAITGDIGNQNPGFGKVIEFDASQVSKLANNFSRQLVFKVIAGNKEAVSKPCLLDTINPDIEALVKEIDDKLEYSETNLSWRSILDRNKRGVYFSSGLKRIFAPNNPWGFDLLDRLGNAPWSAADFANEHQGSLFMWNGGMYQNFGSSTPGWIFHQAGYADQSMKFEETNPFSTAKRDLFTTNLNDPAGGWDGTTQLYKAFEMPDRPNKLSWNGGESNEVEQNYRNLNWGVNKLVVVVHGWNPDADSDPYSGSEMTDMLSAIHAEIKGHNDWDLFAYNWAADAATGRRLFNTGPHSDGGTGVGQENGTQAAEIGYQHGLVLGKRLREIYPDLQQIHFIAHSAGTWVARSASLYLRATENSNTLQQQVTLLDPYNPSVGFADWPLAGGEPSVLGTAHIDDWINRLQNTRFENIYSVDTWVAGTNERYWGGSDAGAEGTNQFVNLDVGDSGFLTIDGPDGDWGRHGGPIKYYAWTAGSLEYGARSKWNARASLAGWQRSLFVQEQPQYVENACFIYVGAAAQSVTSIEKSYAAKSMPAMASTTWERIIVNVNDVGWVRLILIPTTGESITAGPTRIKSDGSFSITLQNGSVLAGQFDLAAAEPTLSLTLDGADVVTGVPEATGSSTFAGIASSTSDDGSTAYAIVSPDASCSIVVKGFDLHGNAWQASGSGVVSAGGQITVIGGNGFSYSAQIGADGEIDDSSVTLTTPAGIIRAQPLFANWITAHGASLTGELEDDDNDGVCNVIEFYRGTSPVVADGDSVVQVMPADEDKPVHMKFWQSDIAKIDGSRFEWSTDLNQWAGNGESIGDLTVYFNFEAVDSRPGAIQYEIIPLASEEVQQIYVRLAVVVE is encoded by the coding sequence ATGAAATTTATTATATCTCCTTTAGTTGTTTTTTTGGGATTATTTACCGTTTATCTTGAAGCCGAAGGTGGAATTACTAATGAAGATTTTGTGATCATACCTGCAGGAAACTTTGTCATGGGTGATGCTTTTAATGAAGGGGACGCTTCTGAACTGCCCCTACGCACCGTGTTTGTGAGTGCGTTTTCCATGAGTAAGAGCAAGATAAGCAAGGCAGATTGGGACGAGGTGAGGGCGTGGGGTTCTACGCATGGCTACACAGATTTGCCTGAAGGCAGGTCTAAAGGGTCCTCCTACCCCATACATACAGTGAGTTGGTATGATGCAGTGAAGTGGTGCAATGCCAGGAGCGAGAAATATGGTCTGGCACCGTGTTACACCATAAACAACACCACATACAAGACCGGCAGCAAGACCCCCATGATAAATTACGCGGCGAACGGTTACCGCCTACCCACTGAAGCAGAGTGGGAGAAAGCTGCGCGAGGTGGTTTGACTGGAAAACGTTTTCCATGGGGCGATATGATTGATCATAGCAATGCCAATTATAAGGCTAATGGTAGTGCCTATACCTATGATGTTAGTGCTTACACGAGTTTTACGTTTCACCCAAATTTTACAAATGGTGGTCAGCCATACATAAGCCCAGTAGCAAGTTTTGCACCAAACAACTACGGCATCCATGATATGGCAGGAAACCTGTATGACTGGTGCAATGATTGGTTGGGGACGTATGGCGAAACGAATAATCCGACAGGACCTGAAGCTGGGTCGATGAGGTGTATCCGCGGAGGTGCATGGTGGAGCGAAGCAACTGCTTTGCGCTGCTCTCGACGCACGCCCAATGGTCATCCATCGCGCAAGGACGAAAGTATTGGGTTCAGGCTGGTTTGTGCTGGCTCCTTCGGGAATGTCAGAGCAGCTCAATTGCCGGGGACTCATCGAATCGAAATTCGTTACGATCTCGATTCTTATAATACAGTCAGCTTGTTAGTATCTGAGAACGGAGGTGAAACATATGATGTTTCATTTGACCCCACTTTGGCAATTACGGGTGATATCGGAAACCAGAATCCCGGTTTCGGAAAAGTGATTGAGTTTGATGCTAGTCAAGTGAGCAAACTCGCAAACAATTTTTCGAGACAACTTGTATTTAAGGTGATAGCTGGAAATAAGGAGGCAGTATCGAAACCCTGCCTCCTCGACACCATTAACCCCGATATCGAGGCGTTGGTGAAGGAGATTGATGATAAACTGGAATACAGTGAAACCAACTTGAGCTGGCGAAGTATTTTGGATCGTAATAAGCGAGGGGTGTATTTTAGTAGTGGATTAAAGCGGATATTTGCACCTAATAATCCATGGGGGTTTGACCTGCTTGATCGTCTGGGTAATGCGCCATGGTCTGCTGCTGACTTTGCAAACGAGCATCAAGGGTCGTTGTTTATGTGGAATGGCGGTATGTATCAGAACTTCGGATCATCGACGCCTGGGTGGATCTTTCATCAAGCAGGATACGCGGATCAGTCAATGAAGTTTGAAGAAACCAATCCTTTTTCGACGGCGAAGAGAGACCTATTCACAACTAACCTAAACGACCCTGCTGGGGGATGGGATGGAACTACCCAGCTTTACAAGGCGTTTGAAATGCCGGATCGACCGAACAAACTTTCATGGAATGGTGGAGAATCCAACGAGGTTGAGCAGAATTACCGCAATCTGAATTGGGGAGTTAACAAGCTGGTTGTGGTAGTGCATGGCTGGAATCCCGATGCAGATTCTGATCCATATTCTGGGAGCGAAATGACTGATATGCTCAGTGCCATTCACGCTGAAATCAAGGGGCATAATGATTGGGACCTATTCGCCTACAATTGGGCTGCGGATGCCGCTACAGGCAGAAGGCTATTTAATACGGGCCCGCATTCAGACGGGGGAACGGGTGTAGGTCAGGAGAATGGGACTCAAGCAGCCGAAATCGGGTACCAGCATGGTCTAGTCTTAGGAAAGCGTCTGAGGGAGATTTATCCTGATTTACAACAAATCCATTTCATTGCTCATAGTGCGGGAACATGGGTGGCCAGATCAGCGAGCTTGTATCTGAGGGCCACGGAAAACTCAAATACGCTTCAGCAGCAAGTCACCCTGCTTGATCCGTATAATCCATCGGTGGGTTTTGCTGATTGGCCTTTGGCGGGGGGAGAACCCAGCGTTCTGGGAACTGCCCATATCGATGACTGGATAAACCGGCTTCAGAATACTCGATTTGAGAATATATATTCAGTGGATACCTGGGTTGCCGGAACGAATGAAAGGTATTGGGGTGGTAGCGATGCTGGAGCAGAAGGAACCAATCAGTTTGTTAACCTCGATGTTGGAGATAGTGGGTTTTTAACGATCGATGGCCCTGATGGTGACTGGGGCAGGCATGGAGGACCTATCAAGTATTACGCATGGACAGCTGGAAGTCTTGAGTATGGAGCGAGGTCGAAGTGGAATGCAAGAGCGTCTTTAGCGGGTTGGCAAAGAAGTTTGTTTGTGCAAGAGCAGCCGCAGTATGTCGAGAACGCGTGTTTCATATACGTAGGGGCTGCTGCACAAAGTGTTACTAGCATAGAAAAGAGTTATGCGGCGAAATCCATGCCCGCTATGGCCTCAACCACATGGGAGCGAATCATCGTCAACGTCAACGACGTCGGGTGGGTGCGGCTGATTCTGATCCCGACAACAGGGGAATCCATCACAGCGGGGCCTACTCGGATCAAATCTGATGGTTCATTCTCGATCACGCTGCAAAACGGATCTGTGCTGGCGGGACAGTTTGATCTGGCTGCGGCGGAGCCGACTCTCAGCCTGACGCTGGACGGGGCTGATGTGGTGACCGGGGTTCCGGAGGCGACAGGATCGTCCACATTTGCGGGCATAGCGTCCTCAACCTCTGACGATGGTTCCACGGCCTACGCGATAGTTTCTCCAGACGCCTCGTGCTCCATCGTGGTCAAGGGGTTTGATCTTCATGGCAACGCCTGGCAGGCCAGCGGAAGTGGTGTCGTTAGTGCCGGTGGCCAAATCACCGTGATCGGTGGTAATGGCTTTTCCTACAGTGCTCAGATAGGCGCTGACGGCGAAATCGATGACAGCTCGGTTACACTCACTACGCCGGCTGGAATTATCAGGGCGCAACCCCTGTTTGCGAATTGGATCACAGCCCATGGCGCTAGTCTGACAGGCGAACTGGAAGATGACGACAATGACGGAGTCTGTAACGTCATTGAGTTTTACCGGGGCACATCACCAGTTGTGGCTGACGGAGATTCAGTGGTGCAAGTAATGCCAGCCGATGAGGATAAACCCGTTCACATGAAATTCTGGCAAAGTGACATTGCCAAAATTGACGGTAGCCGCTTTGAATGGTCGACGGATCTAAACCAATGGGCCGGAAACGGCGAGTCCATCGGGGATCTGACGGTTTATTTCAACTTTGAAGCTGTAGATTCCCGTCCCGGAGCGATACAATACGAGATTATTCCACTCGCTTCGGAGGAGGTGCAACAAATTTACGTGCGACTCGCCGTTGTGGTGGAGTGA